In Desulfuromonadales bacterium, a single window of DNA contains:
- a CDS encoding enoyl-CoA hydratase, with the protein MNFVSPTPSIECGCREHILRITINRPEKMNALTAAMYDALAGAIVWADGDPEVRVILIAGAGGCFTSGNDLHDFAASPPTGEESPVFRFLLAISGAQKPILAAVLGPAVGVGTTMLLHCDLVCAGESARFELPFVNLGLCPEAAASLLLPQLAGHQRAAELLLLGEPFGAGRAREIGLVNTVFPDGELLQQALAMARRLAQRPPASVRLTKALLKRGGQRAVAETMAEEGRHFLQRLASPEAQEALAAFFEKRKPDFSGFA; encoded by the coding sequence ATGAATTTCGTCAGTCCAACACCGTCGATCGAATGCGGCTGCCGGGAGCATATCCTACGCATCACCATCAACCGCCCGGAGAAGATGAACGCGCTCACCGCGGCGATGTACGACGCCCTTGCCGGCGCCATCGTCTGGGCCGACGGCGACCCGGAAGTCCGCGTCATTCTGATCGCGGGGGCCGGCGGCTGCTTCACCAGCGGCAACGACCTGCACGACTTTGCCGCCTCGCCGCCGACCGGCGAAGAAAGCCCCGTCTTCCGTTTCCTGCTGGCCATCAGCGGTGCGCAGAAACCGATCCTCGCCGCCGTGCTCGGCCCGGCCGTGGGCGTCGGCACCACGATGCTGCTGCACTGCGACCTGGTCTGCGCCGGAGAGAGTGCGCGCTTCGAGCTGCCGTTCGTCAACCTGGGGCTCTGCCCCGAGGCGGCCGCCAGCCTGCTGCTGCCGCAGTTGGCGGGACACCAGCGGGCCGCCGAACTGCTCCTGCTGGGCGAACCCTTCGGCGCCGGGCGGGCCCGGGAGATCGGCCTGGTCAACACCGTTTTTCCCGACGGGGAATTGCTCCAGCAGGCCTTGGCCATGGCACGAAGGCTGGCGCAGAGGCCGCCGGCCTCGGTACGCCTGACCAAAGCCCTGCTCAAGAGGGGCGGTCAACGCGCTGTTGCCGAAACCATGGCCGAGGAAGGGCGGCATTTCCTGCAGCGGCTCGCCTCCCCGGAAGCGCAGGAAGCCTTGGCGGCCTTCTTCGAGAAACGCAAGCCGGATTTTTCCGGCTTCGCCTGA
- a CDS encoding acyl-CoA dehydrogenase family protein, whose product QIHGGYGFVSEYPAERFYRDERINRIFEGTNEINRLLIPGMILRKSMKGELPLQKEALKAFESLMTPSFEEIDDSVPFAREKALLKSLKTLFLILAGASVQKFMDRLQNEQEILLAAADMAIQIFALESAVLRAEKVFAAASERKKELLAAVVKVCAFNATEILSTAAKKGAFYIEEGDTLTMILSGIRRFAKYDATGMLQAKRKLADAAIEAEKYVF is encoded by the coding sequence TGCAGATCCATGGCGGCTACGGCTTCGTCAGCGAGTACCCGGCCGAGCGCTTCTATCGCGACGAGCGCATCAACCGGATTTTCGAGGGGACCAACGAGATCAACCGTCTGCTCATCCCCGGCATGATCCTGCGCAAGTCGATGAAGGGTGAACTCCCCCTGCAGAAGGAGGCGCTGAAGGCCTTCGAGTCGCTGATGACCCCTTCCTTCGAGGAGATCGACGACAGCGTTCCTTTCGCCCGGGAAAAGGCTCTCCTGAAGAGCCTCAAGACCCTGTTTCTCATCCTCGCCGGCGCCAGTGTGCAGAAGTTCATGGACCGGCTGCAGAACGAGCAGGAGATACTGCTGGCCGCCGCCGACATGGCCATCCAGATCTTCGCCCTGGAGAGCGCGGTGCTGCGGGCCGAGAAAGTCTTCGCCGCCGCCAGCGAGCGGAAGAAGGAGCTGCTGGCCGCCGTCGTCAAGGTCTGCGCCTTCAACGCCACCGAGATCCTCTCGACGGCGGCGAAGAAGGGAGCCTTCTACATCGAGGAGGGGGACACGCTGACCATGATCCTGAGCGGCATCCGGCGCTTCGCCAAGTACGACGCCACCGGCATGCTCCAGGCCAAGCGGAAGCTGGCCGATGCGGCGATCGAGGCGGAGAAGTACGTTTTCTGA